A genomic stretch from Campylobacter lari subsp. concheus includes:
- the rplU gene encoding 50S ribosomal protein L21 produces the protein MYAIIKHSGKQYRVSQGDELKLDRFEAEVKSSVEVSEVLAVCDKELKVGAPFVAGAKVVLEVIAHGKDKKVVIYKKRRRKDSKLKRGFRRQFTRVRVVDIKA, from the coding sequence ATGTATGCTATTATAAAACACAGTGGAAAGCAATACAGAGTAAGCCAAGGTGATGAGCTTAAACTAGATCGTTTTGAAGCTGAAGTAAAATCAAGCGTAGAAGTAAGTGAAGTTCTTGCTGTATGTGATAAAGAATTAAAGGTAGGTGCGCCGTTTGTTGCGGGTGCAAAAGTTGTTTTAGAAGTGATTGCTCATGGAAAAGACAAAAAAGTTGTGATTTATAAAAAAAGACGTAGAAAAGACTCAAAATTAAAACGCGGTTTTAGAAGACAATTTACTCGCGTTAGAGTAGTAGATATTAAAGCTTAA
- the rpmA gene encoding 50S ribosomal protein L27, translating into MAHKKGQGSTQNNRDSIGRRLGVKKFGGEFVRAGNIIIRQRGTATHAGNNVGMGKDHTIFALIDGFVKFERKDKNRKKVSVYPA; encoded by the coding sequence ATGGCACACAAGAAAGGTCAAGGTTCAACTCAGAATAATCGTGATTCTATAGGTCGTCGTCTAGGTGTTAAAAAATTTGGTGGAGAATTTGTTCGTGCTGGTAACATCATCATTCGCCAAAGAGGAACAGCAACTCATGCAGGTAATAACGTAGGCATGGGAAAAGATCATACAATTTTTGCTTTAATTGATGGTTTTGTAAAATTTGAAAGAAAAGATAAAAATAGAAAAAAAGTTTCTGTTTATCCTGCATAA